One region of Streptomyces subrutilus genomic DNA includes:
- a CDS encoding DUF397 domain-containing protein produces MAESTTSQPLAGWDKPDLDLTEAQWRSSSRGAGDVQIAFVEGFVAMRNSERPESPSLIFAPDEWNKFVLNARGGEFDLT; encoded by the coding sequence GTGGCCGAGAGCACGACTTCACAGCCCCTGGCCGGCTGGGACAAGCCGGACCTCGATCTCACCGAGGCGCAGTGGCGCTCGAGCAGCCGGGGAGCGGGTGACGTTCAGATCGCCTTCGTCGAGGGCTTCGTCGCCATGCGCAACAGCGAGCGCCCCGAAAGCCCGTCGCTGATCTTCGCGCCGGACGAGTGGAACAAGTTCGTGCTGAACGCGCGGGGCGGGGAGTTCGACCTGACGTAA
- a CDS encoding thiolase domain-containing protein: MSTSGKEPVAVVGIGQTKHVAARHDVSIAGLVREAAARALADAELTWADIDAVVIGKAPDFFEGVMMPELYLADALGAAGKPMLRVHTAGSVGGSTALVAANLVAGRVHRTVLTLAFEKQSESNAMWGLSLPVPFQQPLLAGAGGFFAPHVRAYMRRTGAPDAVGSLVAYKDRRNALKNPYAHLHEHDITLEKVQASPMLWDPIRYSETCPSSDGACAMILTDRKGAGRSPRPAAWVHGGAMRSEPTLFAGKDFVSPQAGKDCAADVYRQAGITDPRQEIDAVEMYVPFSWYEPMWLENLGFAEEGEGWKLTEAGVTELDGDLPVNPSGGVLSTNPIGASGMIRFAEAALQVRGQAGEHQVPGARRAMGHAYGGGAQFFAMWLVGAEPPAS, translated from the coding sequence ATGAGCACCTCGGGCAAGGAGCCGGTCGCCGTCGTCGGGATAGGCCAGACCAAACACGTCGCCGCCCGGCACGACGTCTCCATCGCCGGACTGGTCCGCGAGGCCGCGGCGCGCGCCCTCGCGGACGCCGAGCTGACCTGGGCGGACATCGACGCCGTCGTCATCGGCAAGGCCCCCGACTTCTTCGAGGGGGTGATGATGCCGGAGCTGTACCTGGCGGACGCGCTCGGCGCGGCCGGCAAGCCGATGCTGCGCGTGCACACCGCCGGATCGGTCGGCGGCTCCACCGCGCTCGTCGCCGCGAACCTGGTCGCGGGGCGCGTCCACCGGACCGTCCTCACCCTCGCCTTCGAGAAGCAGTCGGAGTCGAACGCCATGTGGGGGCTCTCGCTCCCCGTTCCCTTCCAGCAGCCGCTGCTGGCGGGCGCGGGCGGGTTCTTCGCCCCGCACGTGCGCGCCTACATGCGGCGCACCGGCGCACCCGACGCGGTGGGATCGCTCGTCGCCTACAAGGACCGGCGCAACGCGCTGAAGAACCCGTACGCCCACCTGCACGAGCACGACATCACACTGGAGAAGGTCCAGGCCTCGCCGATGCTGTGGGACCCGATCAGGTACTCCGAGACCTGCCCCTCCTCGGACGGCGCCTGCGCGATGATCCTCACCGACCGGAAGGGCGCGGGCCGTTCCCCCCGGCCCGCGGCCTGGGTGCACGGCGGCGCGATGCGCAGCGAGCCCACCCTCTTCGCGGGCAAGGACTTCGTCTCCCCGCAGGCCGGCAAGGACTGCGCGGCCGACGTCTACCGGCAGGCCGGGATCACCGACCCGCGCCAGGAGATCGACGCGGTGGAGATGTACGTGCCGTTCTCCTGGTACGAGCCGATGTGGCTGGAGAACCTCGGATTCGCGGAGGAGGGCGAGGGCTGGAAGCTCACCGAGGCCGGGGTCACCGAACTCGACGGGGACCTTCCGGTCAATCCCTCGGGCGGGGTCCTGTCCACGAACCCGATCGGCGCCTCCGGCATGATCCGCTTCGCGGAGGCGGCCCTGCAGGTCCGCGGCCAGGCCGGGGAGCACCAGGTCCCGGGAGCCCGCCGGGCCATGGGGCACGCGTACGGCGGCGGCGCGCAGTTCTTCGCGATGTGGCTCGTGGGCGCCGAGCCGCCGGCCTCCTGA
- a CDS encoding thiolase domain-containing protein: protein MPRTSRHARDVAVVAFAQSDHLRRTDELSEVEMVMPVLHQVLAQTGLKAGEIGFTCSGSSDYLAGRAFSFTMTLDGVGAWPPISESHVEMDGAWALYEAWVKIQTGEADTALVYSYGKSSPGPVRDVLTRQLDPYYLAPLWPDSVALAALQAQALIDAGETDEAALAAIGARSRACAESNPHAQLSGAVPQGDYQVRPLRTGDCPPIGDGAAAVILAAGDTARRLCARPAWITGIDHRIEAHSLGLRDLTDSPSTRLAAERAGVFDAPVDTAELHAPFSSQEVVLRKALGIGAGDVEGQAVAVNPSGGPLAANPIMAAGLIRIGEAAARIHRGQSDRAVAHATSGPCLQQNLVAVLEGDPA from the coding sequence ATGCCCAGGACGAGCAGGCACGCACGCGACGTGGCCGTCGTCGCCTTCGCGCAGAGCGACCACCTGCGCCGTACCGACGAACTCAGCGAAGTCGAGATGGTCATGCCGGTCCTGCACCAGGTCCTGGCGCAGACCGGGTTGAAGGCCGGCGAGATCGGCTTCACCTGCTCCGGCTCCAGCGACTACCTGGCCGGCCGGGCCTTCTCCTTCACCATGACCCTCGACGGGGTCGGGGCCTGGCCGCCGATCTCCGAATCGCACGTCGAGATGGACGGCGCCTGGGCGCTCTACGAGGCCTGGGTCAAGATCCAGACCGGCGAGGCCGACACCGCGCTGGTCTACTCGTACGGCAAGTCCTCGCCCGGCCCGGTACGCGACGTGCTCACGCGCCAGCTCGACCCGTACTACCTCGCCCCGCTCTGGCCCGACTCCGTGGCCCTGGCCGCCCTCCAGGCCCAGGCCCTCATCGACGCCGGCGAGACCGACGAAGCCGCGCTGGCCGCCATCGGCGCTCGCAGCCGCGCCTGCGCCGAGTCCAACCCGCACGCCCAGCTCAGCGGCGCCGTGCCGCAGGGCGACTACCAGGTGCGGCCCCTGCGCACCGGGGACTGCCCGCCCATCGGCGACGGCGCGGCCGCCGTGATCCTCGCCGCCGGGGACACCGCGCGCCGGCTGTGTGCGCGCCCCGCCTGGATCACCGGCATCGACCACCGCATCGAAGCCCACTCCCTGGGCCTGCGCGACCTCACCGACTCCCCGTCCACCCGGCTAGCCGCCGAGCGCGCCGGGGTGTTCGACGCCCCGGTGGACACGGCGGAACTGCACGCGCCGTTCTCCTCCCAGGAGGTCGTGCTGCGCAAGGCCCTCGGGATCGGCGCAGGCGACGTCGAGGGTCAGGCCGTCGCCGTCAATCCGTCCGGCGGGCCGCTCGCCGCCAACCCCATCATGGCCGCCGGCCTGATCCGGATCGGCGAGGCCGCCGCCCGCATCCACCGCGGCCAGTCCGACCGGGCCGTCGCCCACGCCACCTCCGGCCCCTGCCTCCAGCAGAACCTGGTCGCCGTCCTGGAAGGGGACCCCGCATGA
- a CDS encoding Zn-ribbon domain-containing OB-fold protein, protein MTAPASPPEVLRAPLVVEFPFTRSLGPVQSAFLTGLREGLVLGIKTSDGTVMVPPVEYDPRTAEELRELVEVAPTGTVTTWAWNDRPRPNQPLDTPFAWVLVRLDGADTALLHALDAPGPEAVRTGMRVRVRWAAERSGAITDIACFEPHDGTGTGRAEPHDGVFAEPVTGIVAQARLDYTYSPGRAQTAYINGLSERKTIGERCPSCHKVYVPPRGACPTCGVATTDQVEVGPAGTVTTYCIVNIKARNLDIEVPYVYAHIALDGAGLALHGRIGGIPYDQVRMGLRVEPVWTEGGRFPDHYRPTGEPDADYDAYKELI, encoded by the coding sequence GTGACAGCCCCCGCATCCCCGCCCGAGGTGCTTCGTGCGCCGCTCGTCGTCGAGTTTCCCTTCACCCGGTCCCTCGGGCCCGTGCAGTCCGCGTTTCTCACCGGCCTGCGCGAGGGGCTCGTGCTCGGAATCAAGACCTCCGACGGGACGGTGATGGTGCCGCCCGTCGAGTACGACCCCCGCACCGCCGAGGAGCTGCGCGAACTCGTCGAGGTCGCCCCCACCGGAACCGTCACCACCTGGGCCTGGAACGACCGGCCCCGGCCCAACCAGCCCCTGGACACCCCCTTCGCCTGGGTGCTGGTGAGGCTCGACGGCGCCGACACCGCCCTGCTCCACGCCCTCGACGCCCCCGGCCCCGAAGCCGTGCGCACCGGCATGCGGGTGCGCGTGCGCTGGGCCGCCGAGCGGAGCGGGGCGATCACCGACATCGCCTGCTTCGAGCCCCACGACGGGACCGGCACCGGCCGGGCCGAGCCGCACGACGGGGTCTTCGCGGAGCCCGTCACCGGCATCGTCGCCCAGGCCCGCCTGGACTACACGTACAGCCCGGGCCGCGCCCAGACCGCCTACATCAACGGCCTCTCCGAGCGGAAGACCATCGGCGAGCGCTGCCCGTCCTGCCACAAGGTGTACGTTCCGCCGCGCGGCGCCTGCCCCACCTGCGGGGTCGCCACCACCGACCAGGTAGAGGTCGGCCCGGCCGGCACGGTCACCACCTACTGCATCGTCAACATCAAGGCACGGAACCTCGACATCGAAGTGCCCTACGTCTACGCCCACATCGCCCTCGACGGCGCCGGCCTCGCGCTCCACGGCCGGATCGGCGGGATCCCCTATGACCAGGTCCGCATGGGCCTGCGCGTCGAACCCGTGTGGACCGAAGGCGGCCGCTTCCCCGACCACTACCGCCCCACCGGCGAGCCGGACGCGGACTACGACGCGTACAAGGAGCTCATCTGA
- a CDS encoding acyl-CoA synthetase has translation MEYNLADLFESVVDVVPDREALVYVDHPGTGAERRLTYAELDAAANRIAHHLLDSGLEPGEHLGLHLYNGIEYLQTVLACLKARLVPVNVNYRYVEEELVYLYNDADLAALVFEGEFTERVAAALPQTPGLRHLIRVGTAPEGAPEPAIAPVAYPDAEAAGSPGRGFAPRSPDDLFIIYTGGTTGMPKGVMWRAEDLFFAGLFGGEPSGEPVKRPEELAERVAARGAGLTFFPAPPLMHGTSTLTSFIAFNYGQRVVIHRKYVPEEVLRTIEKEKVSSVSLVGDAMLRPLIDALNGSLKGTDLSSLFSVSSSGAIMSETVRAEFQRLVPNVLLLNNFGSSESGSNGRATDDSGPEKGFRLAVNDRTQVVDPVTHEPVAVGEPGRLAQRGHVPLGYYNDPAKTAETFFQKGAERWVLLGDMATVDEQGIVTVLGRGSQCINTGGEKVYPEEVEQALKSHPDVYDALVAGVPDPTWGNHVAAVVQIRAGAPEPTLDDIQTHCRTRLAGYKIPRQLVIAPAIQRSPSGKADYRWAKSIATAADTTP, from the coding sequence GTGGAGTACAACCTTGCCGACCTGTTCGAGTCGGTCGTGGACGTGGTTCCGGACCGCGAGGCCCTCGTGTACGTGGACCACCCCGGGACCGGCGCCGAGCGCCGCCTCACGTACGCGGAGCTGGACGCGGCGGCGAACCGGATCGCGCACCACCTGCTGGACAGCGGGCTGGAGCCCGGCGAGCACCTGGGCCTGCACCTCTACAACGGGATCGAGTACCTGCAGACCGTACTGGCCTGCCTGAAGGCCCGGCTGGTCCCGGTGAACGTGAACTACCGGTACGTGGAAGAGGAGTTGGTCTACCTCTACAACGACGCCGACCTCGCCGCGCTGGTCTTCGAGGGCGAGTTCACCGAACGCGTCGCGGCCGCGCTGCCGCAGACCCCGGGGCTGCGCCACCTGATCCGGGTCGGCACGGCGCCCGAAGGAGCTCCGGAGCCCGCGATCGCGCCGGTGGCGTACCCGGACGCCGAGGCGGCCGGCTCGCCCGGGCGCGGGTTCGCGCCCCGCAGCCCCGACGACCTGTTCATCATCTACACCGGCGGCACGACCGGTATGCCCAAGGGCGTCATGTGGCGGGCGGAGGACCTCTTCTTCGCCGGGCTCTTCGGCGGCGAGCCGTCGGGCGAACCGGTGAAGCGGCCCGAGGAACTGGCCGAGCGGGTCGCGGCGCGCGGCGCCGGCCTGACCTTCTTCCCGGCCCCTCCCCTCATGCACGGCACGTCCACGCTCACGTCGTTCATCGCCTTCAACTACGGCCAACGGGTGGTCATCCACCGCAAGTACGTCCCGGAGGAGGTGCTCCGGACGATCGAGAAGGAGAAGGTCTCCAGCGTGTCGCTGGTGGGGGACGCCATGCTGCGGCCCCTGATCGACGCGTTGAACGGCTCCCTGAAGGGCACCGACCTGTCCTCGCTGTTCAGCGTGTCCTCATCCGGCGCGATCATGTCGGAGACGGTGCGCGCGGAGTTCCAGCGGCTCGTGCCGAACGTGCTGCTCCTGAACAACTTCGGCTCCTCGGAGTCCGGATCCAACGGGCGGGCGACCGACGACTCCGGCCCGGAGAAGGGCTTCCGCCTCGCGGTCAACGACCGTACGCAGGTGGTGGACCCGGTGACGCACGAGCCGGTGGCGGTGGGCGAACCGGGGCGCCTGGCACAGCGCGGCCACGTCCCGCTCGGCTACTACAACGACCCGGCCAAGACCGCCGAGACGTTCTTCCAGAAGGGCGCGGAGCGCTGGGTGCTGCTCGGCGACATGGCCACGGTGGACGAGCAGGGCATCGTCACCGTGCTCGGGCGCGGCTCGCAGTGCATCAACACGGGCGGCGAGAAGGTCTATCCGGAGGAGGTCGAGCAGGCGCTGAAGTCCCACCCGGACGTGTACGACGCGCTGGTCGCGGGCGTCCCGGACCCCACGTGGGGCAACCACGTGGCGGCGGTGGTCCAGATCCGCGCGGGAGCCCCGGAGCCGACCCTGGACGACATCCAGACCCACTGCCGCACCCGCCTGGCGGGCTACAAGATCCCCCGCCAACTGGTCATCGCCCCCGCCATCCAACGCTCCCCCAGCGGCAAGGCGGACTACCGCTGGGCCAAATCAATAGCCACAGCGGCCGACACCACCCCGTAA
- the paaK gene encoding phenylacetate--CoA ligase PaaK, translated as MAAYADLHDKDEGERLGGEELAALQLARLRASLHRVYDRVPFYRQAFDKAGVHPDDCRTLADLALFPFTAKSDLRDQYPFGMFAVPRSEVRRIHASSGTTGRATVVGYTERDLSTWADVVARSIRAAGGRPGQIVHIAYGYGLFTGGLGAHYGAERLGCTVVPASGGMTDRQVRLIQDFRPEVIMVTPSYMLTLLDEMERQGIDPRSTSLRTGIFGAEPWTEEMRREIEDRLGIDAVDIYGLSEVMGPGVAQEFASGKDGLHIWEDHFYPEVVDPLTGEVLPDGAPGELVFTSLTKEAMPVIRYRTRDLTRLLPGTARPAFRRMERITGRSDDMIILRGVNLYPTQIEEILLRTEGLAPHFQLRLTREGRMDALTVRVEARREADAGRREVAAAALVRAVKEGIGVSVRVEVVEPETLERSVGKIKRTVDLRDTERGDGND; from the coding sequence ATGGCGGCATACGCGGATCTCCACGACAAGGACGAAGGCGAGCGCCTCGGCGGCGAGGAGCTGGCCGCCCTCCAGCTGGCGCGCCTCCGCGCGAGCCTGCACCGGGTCTACGACCGGGTGCCCTTCTACCGGCAGGCGTTCGACAAGGCCGGTGTGCACCCCGACGACTGCCGGACCCTCGCGGACCTCGCCCTGTTCCCCTTCACCGCCAAGTCCGACCTGCGCGACCAGTACCCCTTCGGGATGTTCGCCGTGCCGCGCTCCGAGGTGCGCCGGATCCACGCCTCCAGCGGGACCACCGGGCGCGCCACGGTGGTCGGGTACACCGAGCGGGATCTGTCCACCTGGGCGGATGTCGTGGCCCGGTCCATACGCGCCGCCGGCGGCAGACCCGGCCAGATCGTGCACATCGCCTATGGGTACGGGCTGTTCACGGGCGGCCTCGGCGCGCACTACGGCGCCGAGCGCCTGGGCTGTACGGTCGTGCCCGCGTCGGGCGGGATGACCGACCGCCAGGTGCGGCTGATCCAGGACTTCCGGCCCGAGGTCATCATGGTGACCCCCTCGTACATGCTGACCCTGCTGGACGAGATGGAGCGCCAGGGCATCGATCCGCGGTCGACCTCGCTGCGTACGGGCATCTTCGGCGCGGAGCCGTGGACCGAGGAGATGCGCCGGGAGATCGAGGACCGGCTCGGCATCGACGCGGTGGACATCTACGGCCTGTCCGAGGTGATGGGGCCCGGCGTGGCGCAGGAGTTCGCGTCGGGCAAGGACGGGCTCCACATCTGGGAGGACCACTTCTACCCGGAGGTGGTGGATCCGCTGACCGGCGAGGTGCTGCCGGACGGCGCGCCGGGCGAGCTGGTGTTCACCTCCCTTACCAAGGAGGCCATGCCGGTGATCCGCTACCGCACCCGGGATCTGACGCGGCTGCTGCCCGGCACGGCCCGGCCGGCCTTCCGCCGGATGGAGAGGATCACGGGCCGCAGCGACGACATGATCATCCTGCGCGGGGTGAACCTGTACCCCACCCAGATCGAGGAGATCCTGCTGCGGACGGAAGGCCTGGCCCCGCACTTCCAGCTGCGGTTGACGAGGGAAGGCCGGATGGACGCCCTGACCGTGCGGGTGGAGGCGCGCCGGGAGGCGGATGCCGGCCGGCGGGAGGTCGCGGCCGCTGCCCTGGTCCGGGCCGTCAAGGAGGGGATCGGGGTCTCCGTCCGGGTCGAGGTGGTCGAGCCGGAGACCCTGGAGCGCTCGGTGGGCAAGATCAAACGGACGGTGGATCTCCGGGACACGGAGCGGGGTGATGGAAACGATTGA
- a CDS encoding YhjD/YihY/BrkB family envelope integrity protein: protein MTSFLRKLYDRLQGSLAGLAWSRGREMELMHRAMGFAALGFLTLVPLLVVVAAAAPGSGSGFGRWLGQALGVTESSRGRVEVVFGAADLALERTTAFGLAALAVFGLTFGSAVQTGYEKVWDVPTARWHTMWRHVVWLALLVCYLALLVEIPAPSNDAVGTALGTLGDLLGTCLFFVASQRLLLGGRVRWRALVPGAVATSIGLLGLRVFSQFAFSPLIASNAVTYGPFGTLLVVQSWLVGVGFVVYGGALVGRLVHEHLTLRRLERSGYLPAEEPPPPTPHHPAGG, encoded by the coding sequence GTGACCTCGTTCTTGCGGAAGCTCTACGACCGCCTGCAGGGCTCCCTCGCGGGGCTCGCCTGGAGCCGCGGCCGGGAAATGGAGCTGATGCACCGGGCGATGGGCTTCGCGGCCCTCGGATTCCTCACGCTGGTGCCGCTGCTGGTGGTCGTGGCGGCCGCCGCCCCCGGCAGCGGCTCGGGCTTCGGCCGGTGGCTCGGCCAGGCCCTCGGGGTGACGGAGTCCTCGCGGGGCCGGGTCGAGGTGGTGTTCGGCGCCGCGGACCTGGCGCTGGAGCGGACCACGGCCTTCGGTCTGGCGGCCCTGGCCGTCTTCGGCCTGACCTTCGGCTCCGCCGTGCAGACCGGCTACGAGAAGGTCTGGGACGTGCCGACCGCGCGGTGGCACACCATGTGGCGGCACGTCGTCTGGCTCGCCCTGCTGGTCTGCTACCTCGCGCTGCTCGTCGAGATCCCGGCGCCGTCGAACGACGCCGTCGGCACGGCCCTGGGCACCCTGGGCGACCTCCTCGGCACCTGCCTGTTCTTCGTCGCCTCGCAGCGGCTGCTGCTCGGCGGGCGGGTCCGCTGGCGGGCCCTGGTGCCGGGGGCGGTGGCCACGAGCATCGGGCTGCTCGGGCTGCGCGTGTTCTCGCAGTTTGCGTTCTCCCCGCTGATCGCCTCGAACGCCGTCACCTACGGCCCGTTCGGGACGCTGCTGGTCGTCCAGTCCTGGCTGGTCGGTGTCGGGTTCGTGGTCTACGGCGGCGCCCTCGTCGGCCGCCTCGTCCACGAACACCTCACACTCCGCCGCCTCGAGCGCAGCGGGTACCTCCCCGCGGAAGAGCCCCCACCGCCCACGCCGCACCATCCGGCGGGGGGCTGA
- a CDS encoding penicillin acylase family protein produces MLLRTRPILRRVALTGAALLAATAAIPQAAAAGAADAGPSGGGLSAVIRYTENGIPHILARDYAHLGFGTGWAQAADQVCVLADGFVTVAGERSRWFGPEAAPDGSLSSATRNLGSDLYFKGVRESGTVEKLLATPAPAGPSKDLRELMRGWAAGYNAWLAQNKITDPACKGAAWVRPVSATDVAARGFAVSVLGGQGRGIDGITTAQPPAAGAPGAGTRTTAPEEPDPAAAAAAAREFFDTTRYDMGSNAVAFAGSTTASGGGLLLGNPHYPWQGGRRFWQSQQTIPGELNVSGGSLLGTTVVNIGFNEKVAWSHTVATGTPVSLHQLTLDPADPTAYLVDGVPERMTRRTVTVPVAGGDPVTRTQWWTRYGPVVSNLGAGLPLPWTAGTAYALNDPNAANLRGSDTALAMGRSRSVGGIQDALRRTQGLPWVNTVAADSAGGTLFTQSQVLPRITDELAARCSTALGRATYPASGLAVLDGARGDCALGSDPDAVQPGVFGPAKAPTLRDAPYAENSNDSAWLANAERPLAGYERIWGNVATPRSLRTRGAIEDVASMAAKGRLTVADLQKQQFANRAPAGDLAAADAAKACAALPAGTATASDGTAVDVSAACPVLAGWDRTADSGSRGALLFDRFWRRLTATTAAKDLWLVPFSAADPVRTPRTLNQAAPGIGRALADAVAELKAAGAALDAPLGEHQFVVRGGEKLPVGGGTEALGVWNKIEAPWNAAAGGYPEVLHGSSHVQAVGWNGGRCPVARTLLTYSQSANPNSPYYADQTRMFSQERWVTSRFCERDILRSPKLKVVWPRERG; encoded by the coding sequence ATGTTGCTCCGCACCCGTCCGATACTCCGCCGCGTCGCCCTCACCGGCGCCGCGCTGCTCGCCGCGACGGCCGCGATACCGCAGGCCGCCGCCGCCGGGGCCGCAGACGCGGGCCCCTCCGGCGGAGGTCTGTCCGCCGTCATCCGGTACACGGAGAACGGCATCCCGCACATACTCGCCCGCGACTACGCGCACCTCGGCTTCGGCACCGGCTGGGCCCAGGCCGCCGACCAGGTGTGCGTACTCGCCGACGGGTTCGTCACCGTCGCCGGTGAGCGCTCGCGCTGGTTCGGCCCCGAGGCGGCGCCCGACGGCTCCCTGTCCTCCGCCACCCGCAACCTCGGCAGCGACCTGTACTTCAAGGGCGTGCGCGAGTCGGGCACGGTCGAGAAGCTGCTGGCCACGCCCGCTCCGGCCGGCCCCAGCAAGGACCTGAGGGAACTGATGCGCGGCTGGGCCGCCGGCTACAACGCCTGGCTGGCCCAGAACAAGATCACCGACCCCGCCTGCAAGGGCGCGGCCTGGGTGCGCCCGGTCTCCGCCACCGATGTGGCCGCCCGCGGCTTCGCGGTCTCGGTCCTCGGCGGCCAGGGCCGCGGGATCGACGGCATCACCACCGCCCAGCCGCCGGCCGCCGGCGCGCCCGGCGCGGGAACCCGTACGACGGCGCCGGAGGAGCCCGACCCGGCGGCCGCGGCCGCGGCGGCGCGGGAGTTCTTCGACACCACCCGCTACGACATGGGTTCCAACGCGGTCGCCTTCGCCGGCTCCACCACGGCGAGCGGCGGGGGCCTGCTGCTGGGCAACCCCCATTACCCCTGGCAGGGCGGCCGCCGCTTCTGGCAGTCGCAGCAGACCATCCCGGGCGAGCTGAACGTCTCGGGCGGCTCGCTGCTCGGCACCACCGTCGTCAACATCGGCTTCAACGAGAAGGTCGCCTGGAGCCACACGGTGGCCACCGGCACGCCCGTCAGCCTGCACCAGCTCACCCTCGATCCGGCCGACCCGACCGCCTACCTGGTCGACGGCGTGCCGGAGAGGATGACCCGGCGGACCGTCACCGTCCCGGTGGCGGGTGGCGACCCCGTGACCCGGACGCAGTGGTGGACCCGCTACGGACCGGTCGTCTCGAACCTCGGTGCGGGGCTGCCGCTGCCCTGGACGGCCGGTACGGCGTACGCGCTGAACGATCCCAACGCGGCGAACCTGCGCGGCTCCGACACCGCGCTCGCCATGGGCAGGTCCCGCTCGGTCGGCGGGATCCAGGACGCCCTGCGGCGCACCCAGGGCCTGCCGTGGGTCAACACCGTGGCCGCCGACTCGGCGGGCGGCACCCTCTTCACCCAGTCCCAGGTCCTCCCCCGGATCACCGACGAGCTCGCGGCCCGCTGCTCCACCGCGCTGGGCCGGGCCACGTACCCGGCCTCCGGGCTGGCGGTCCTGGACGGGGCGCGCGGCGACTGCGCGCTCGGCTCGGACCCGGACGCCGTACAGCCGGGGGTGTTCGGGCCGGCCAAGGCGCCGACGCTGCGCGACGCCCCGTACGCCGAGAACTCCAACGACAGTGCCTGGCTGGCCAACGCGGAGCGCCCGCTGGCCGGCTACGAGCGGATCTGGGGCAATGTGGCCACCCCGCGTTCGCTGCGCACCCGGGGGGCCATCGAGGACGTCGCCTCGATGGCGGCGAAGGGCCGGCTGACCGTGGCCGACCTGCAGAAGCAGCAGTTCGCCAATCGCGCGCCGGCCGGTGACCTGGCGGCGGCCGACGCGGCGAAGGCCTGCGCGGCGCTGCCCGCCGGTACGGCGACGGCGAGCGACGGCACGGCGGTGGACGTGTCGGCGGCGTGCCCCGTGCTGGCGGGCTGGGACCGTACGGCGGACAGCGGCAGCCGCGGCGCACTGCTCTTCGACCGGTTCTGGCGCCGGCTGACGGCGACGACCGCGGCGAAGGACCTGTGGCTGGTGCCGTTCTCGGCGGCCGACCCGGTACGCACGCCCCGTACGCTCAACCAGGCGGCGCCCGGCATCGGGCGGGCGCTCGCGGACGCGGTGGCGGAGCTGAAGGCGGCGGGGGCGGCCCTGGACGCGCCGCTGGGTGAGCACCAGTTCGTGGTCCGCGGTGGCGAGAAGCTGCCGGTGGGCGGCGGTACGGAGGCGCTGGGCGTCTGGAACAAGATCGAGGCGCCGTGGAACGCGGCGGCCGGCGGCTATCCGGAGGTCCTGCACGGCTCCAGCCACGTCCAGGCGGTCGGCTGGAACGGCGGCCGCTGCCCGGTCGCGCGCACCCTGCTGACGTACAGCCAGTCGGCGAACCCGAACTCGCCGTACTACGCCGACCAGACCCGGATGTTCTCGCAGGAGCGCTGGGTGACCTCCCGGTTCTGCGAGCGCGACATCCTCAGGTCGCCGAAGCTGAAGGTGGTGTGGCCGCGCGAGCGCGGGTGA